From the genome of Prevotella herbatica, one region includes:
- a CDS encoding peptidoglycan-binding protein LysM — MRHFYRNILLVVLLFSSNVIWAADNKMESPKSKNSISVGVMLPLHNVDGDGRRMIEYYRGILMACDQLKLEGFHIDVHAWNVPIDADIKQILLNNYANKCDLIFGPLYSKQVKPLSEFCKAYNIKLVIPFSITGNDVVNNPNIFQVYQDNLSLNTSAINSYIERFSDSHPVFIDCNDSTSRKSNFTSNLRKVLEAKRIAYNITNIKSSDESFAKAFSRNKHNVVILNSDHYKELSAAIAKLDKMSSLYPGFVVSMFGYTEWLIYANYEFNNFCRYDTYIPTVFYHNQYSAATTSLEKSYRGWFKEEMQPAQPRFAITGYDHAQFFIRGIAKYGNKFVGSKSQNVYSSLQTPLCFEKLGKGGYVNNSFMLIHYLYNHSIESLAY; from the coding sequence ATGAGACATTTTTACAGAAATATACTACTTGTTGTCTTGTTGTTTTCAAGCAATGTAATTTGGGCTGCCGATAACAAGATGGAGAGTCCTAAAAGTAAGAATTCTATCTCTGTAGGTGTAATGCTACCACTGCATAATGTAGATGGCGACGGCCGTAGGATGATTGAATATTATCGTGGTATTCTTATGGCATGTGATCAATTGAAGTTGGAAGGATTTCATATTGATGTTCATGCATGGAATGTACCAATTGATGCAGATATCAAACAAATTTTATTGAATAATTACGCTAATAAATGTGATTTGATTTTTGGACCGTTATATTCAAAACAAGTAAAGCCTCTTTCTGAATTTTGCAAGGCATATAATATCAAACTTGTAATTCCATTCTCAATAACAGGTAATGATGTTGTTAATAATCCGAATATATTTCAAGTATATCAGGATAATTTAAGTTTAAATACCTCTGCGATTAATTCCTATATTGAACGCTTCAGCGACAGTCATCCTGTATTTATTGATTGTAATGATTCTACTAGTCGAAAGAGTAATTTTACATCAAACCTTCGTAAAGTGCTTGAGGCTAAACGTATAGCGTATAATATCACGAATATAAAGTCTTCTGATGAGTCTTTTGCTAAGGCGTTTAGTCGCAATAAACATAATGTTGTGATTCTAAATTCTGATCATTATAAGGAACTTAGTGCTGCGATAGCAAAACTTGACAAAATGTCATCACTTTATCCTGGATTTGTAGTTAGTATGTTTGGTTATACAGAATGGCTTATATATGCTAATTATGAGTTCAATAATTTCTGTAGATACGATACTTATATACCAACTGTGTTTTATCATAATCAATATTCTGCAGCTACAACATCATTGGAGAAAAGCTACAGAGGGTGGTTTAAGGAAGAAATGCAGCCAGCACAGCCTCGTTTTGCAATTACAGGTTATGATCATGCTCAGTTCTTTATAAGAGGCATCGCTAAATATGGAAACAAGTTTGTCGGAAGCAAATCACAAAATGTATATTCTTCACTGCAAACTCCTTTGTGTTTTGAGAAATTAGGTAAAGGAGGTTATGTGAATAACAGTTTTATGCTGATACATTATTTATATAATCACAGTATAGAAAGTCTTGCTTATTAA
- a CDS encoding peptide MFS transporter — MFENQPKGLFALALANTGERFGYYTMLAIFVLFLQSNFGWGEGLAGTVYSTFLMLVYFLPIVGGAMADKIGYGKCVTFGIIIMFLGYFLLAIPAGAGALAITIMSGALLMICIGTSLFKGNLQVMVGNLYDDAKYSGQRDSGFSIFYMAINIGALFAPTAALKIIDWAEKSLGASEQTAYHYAFGVACISLIISIAIYYGFRWTFANVDNHKAKSESSVEDKKVETEEDAADTRSRLVALFLVFAVVVFFWMAFHQNGLTLTYFARDFVKTSSTGIEGMMFSVTNLVAVIFIIYSLFSLFQSKKMSGKLISALIILASAGYLYYDYTQLPISGVEISAPIFQQFNPSFVVALTPISMALFGWLATKGKEPSAPRKIGYGMLVAGLGYVVMIMASIGLSYNLTDAQRVSPNWLVSTYLILTFAELLLSPMGISFVSKVAPEKYKGVMMGCWFGATAIGNFLVQIPAYLWKVVPLTYVWGVLVTLCLASFIFIFAVMKKLEKVC, encoded by the coding sequence ATGTTTGAAAATCAACCAAAAGGGCTGTTTGCCCTAGCATTGGCTAATACCGGAGAACGATTCGGATATTATACTATGCTTGCTATCTTTGTTCTTTTCCTGCAATCAAACTTCGGATGGGGTGAGGGACTTGCCGGAACAGTTTATTCAACTTTCCTTATGTTAGTTTATTTCCTTCCTATAGTTGGTGGAGCTATGGCTGATAAGATTGGTTACGGTAAGTGTGTAACATTTGGCATTATAATTATGTTTCTTGGGTATTTCTTATTGGCTATACCCGCAGGTGCAGGTGCATTGGCAATAACAATTATGTCAGGTGCGTTGCTTATGATATGTATTGGAACAAGCTTGTTCAAGGGAAATCTTCAGGTAATGGTAGGTAACCTTTATGATGATGCAAAGTATTCTGGTCAGCGTGATTCAGGTTTCTCTATATTCTATATGGCTATAAATATAGGCGCATTGTTTGCACCAACAGCTGCATTGAAAATTATTGATTGGGCAGAAAAGTCTCTTGGTGCATCTGAGCAGACAGCCTATCATTACGCATTTGGAGTTGCTTGTATTTCTCTTATTATATCTATAGCAATTTATTATGGTTTCCGTTGGACATTTGCTAATGTTGATAATCATAAAGCAAAGAGCGAATCTTCTGTTGAAGATAAAAAAGTTGAAACAGAAGAAGATGCTGCCGATACAAGATCTCGTCTTGTAGCTTTGTTTCTTGTATTTGCTGTTGTTGTTTTCTTCTGGATGGCTTTCCATCAGAATGGACTTACTTTGACATACTTTGCACGTGACTTCGTAAAAACAAGTAGCACTGGTATAGAAGGAATGATGTTTAGTGTTACGAATCTCGTAGCTGTTATCTTTATAATTTATTCTTTGTTCTCTTTGTTCCAGAGCAAAAAAATGAGTGGCAAATTGATTTCTGCTTTGATTATACTAGCATCTGCTGGTTATCTTTACTATGATTATACTCAATTACCAATTAGTGGTGTTGAAATTTCTGCACCAATCTTCCAGCAGTTTAATCCTAGTTTTGTTGTAGCATTAACTCCTATAAGTATGGCTTTGTTTGGTTGGCTTGCTACAAAGGGCAAGGAACCTTCTGCTCCACGCAAAATAGGTTACGGTATGCTTGTTGCTGGTTTGGGATATGTTGTTATGATAATGGCATCAATAGGCTTAAGCTACAATCTTACAGATGCTCAGCGCGTTTCTCCAAATTGGTTGGTAAGCACATATTTAATACTTACATTTGCAGAGCTTTTGCTTTCTCCAATGGGTATATCTTTTGTAAGTAAGGTTGCTCCTGAGAAGTATAAAGGTGTAATGATGGGATGTTGGTTTGGTGCTACTGCTATAGGAAACTTCCTTGTTCAGATTCCTGCATATCTTTGGAAGGTTGTTCCATTGACATACGTATGGGGTGTGCTTGTAACTTTATGTTTAGCTTCTTTCATTTTCATCTTTGCTGTAATGAAGAAGTTAGAGAAGGTTTGCTAA
- a CDS encoding gliding motility-associated C-terminal domain-containing protein yields MKIKKSIVLLLCIITVSTALADIIPIVSPTVTIIDSEEKETTGNYDGSAPVTATFYAQPENIDGWTTYYEWRFTTENDTIPYLIRYEQDTKYTFTKSGTHNIVLYAKFTNGSNVKEITSDPLTITLSTSRLEMPNAFSPNGDGINDIYKAKSNYQSIIDFHAYIFNRWGQKLYEWNDINDGWNGKYNGKDVKDGVYFVLVKATGADGKKYNIKRDVNILRGYTESSGTANNE; encoded by the coding sequence ATGAAAATTAAGAAATCAATAGTATTGTTATTATGCATTATTACCGTCAGCACTGCATTGGCGGACATTATTCCCATTGTATCACCGACGGTAACAATTATAGATTCTGAGGAAAAAGAAACAACAGGAAACTATGATGGTTCTGCACCTGTAACAGCTACCTTTTATGCACAGCCAGAGAATATTGATGGATGGACAACATATTACGAGTGGAGATTCACAACAGAAAATGATACGATTCCATACTTGATAAGATATGAACAGGATACAAAATATACGTTTACAAAATCTGGCACTCATAACATTGTTCTTTATGCCAAATTTACCAATGGAAGTAATGTTAAAGAAATAACATCAGACCCTTTAACTATCACATTATCAACAAGTAGACTAGAAATGCCTAATGCTTTTTCCCCAAACGGAGATGGCATTAATGATATATATAAAGCAAAAAGTAACTATCAGAGTATTATTGATTTTCATGCATATATATTTAACCGATGGGGACAAAAACTATATGAATGGAATGACATAAATGATGGTTGGAACGGAAAATACAATGGTAAAGACGTCAAAGACGGCGTATATTTTGTTTTGGTAAAAGCTACAGGTGCTGACGGAAAGAAGTACAACATCAAACGAGATGTTAATATTCTTCGTGGCTATACAGAATCGTCGGGCACAGCAAATAACGAATAA
- a CDS encoding porin family protein has translation MKTKQKILSGVFLILFGVLPSHAQIGEHRDEFSIGVSGGYVMSNVAFVPKVNQGYHGGITGGISVRYKSEKYFNTICSVVGEINYSQIGWKESILDTNNQPVINAKTGLAEKYSRTLNYIQVPVLAHLAWGKEYKGMQFFINLGPQFGYLISESTDMNFELSSRNTTARVNPVIAQDSMNVENKFDYGIAVGGGLEYSHPKIGHILLEARYYYGLANIYGSSKRDYFSKSNIGNIVIKATYLFDISKTKKSTIKSK, from the coding sequence ATGAAAACTAAACAAAAAATACTGTCAGGCGTATTCCTAATCCTATTTGGAGTCTTGCCTTCACATGCTCAGATAGGAGAGCACCGAGATGAATTTTCCATTGGTGTGAGCGGGGGATATGTTATGAGTAACGTGGCTTTCGTACCTAAAGTTAATCAAGGATATCATGGTGGAATTACCGGCGGTATATCTGTGCGTTATAAAAGTGAAAAATATTTCAATACTATTTGCTCTGTAGTGGGCGAGATAAACTATTCTCAGATAGGATGGAAAGAAAGTATTCTGGATACTAATAATCAACCTGTAATAAATGCAAAAACAGGATTGGCTGAAAAATACAGTCGAACATTGAACTATATTCAAGTTCCGGTTTTAGCACACTTAGCATGGGGAAAGGAATATAAAGGTATGCAGTTCTTTATAAATCTTGGTCCTCAATTTGGCTATTTGATTAGTGAGAGTACTGATATGAACTTTGAATTAAGTAGCCGTAACACTACAGCACGAGTGAATCCTGTAATAGCTCAAGATTCAATGAATGTTGAGAATAAGTTTGATTATGGAATAGCCGTTGGTGGTGGACTTGAATATAGTCATCCTAAAATTGGACATATCCTTTTAGAAGCTCGTTATTACTATGGGCTGGCTAATATATATGGTTCGTCTAAACGTGATTATTTTTCAAAATCGAATATCGGAAATATAGTTATAAAGGCTACTTATTTATTTGATATTTCTAAAACAAAGAAGTCAACAATAAAATCTAAATAA
- a CDS encoding MFS transporter, with protein MGEKIRQILSDSSSARWTALLIVSFTMMMGYFITDVMSPLEVLLTKTTAEGGLGWSSSDYGFFAGSYSYINVFLLMLFLGGIILDKMGIRFTGLMSCSFMVIGVIIKYIGVSTDFGNQHFTISAINFDIPMSAAVASLGFSIFGMGCEICGITVSKIITKWFNGHELALAMGIQVALSRLGTAGAMMISLPVANAFHNKVSAPVLLGAVLLIIGALSFLVYNVMDKKLSKSVEEAGREERNSPDEPDESEQFRFKDLKLIFSNPGFWCITLLCMLFYSGVFPFLKFATKLMVANYGVSERFAGILPGLIPFGTIFLTPLFGTIYDKVGKGATLMLIGSIMLTIIHIIFALHILPYGWFAVIMMVTLGVAFSLVPSAMWPSVPKIIPMKLLGSAYAIIFYIQNIGLALVPVLIGKVNDYDPTYTTSMSIFAGFGAAAVVVATILMIIDKKKNYGLQKANIKK; from the coding sequence ATGGGAGAGAAAATAAGACAAATACTTAGTGATTCTTCAAGTGCACGATGGACAGCACTTCTGATAGTTTCATTTACAATGATGATGGGATATTTCATTACAGATGTGATGTCACCATTGGAAGTTTTGCTCACAAAAACCACAGCAGAAGGCGGACTAGGATGGTCTTCATCTGATTATGGATTCTTTGCAGGCTCATACAGTTATATTAACGTATTCCTATTGATGCTTTTCTTAGGAGGTATCATTTTGGATAAAATGGGAATTCGTTTTACCGGTTTGATGTCATGCAGCTTTATGGTAATCGGTGTTATCATTAAATATATTGGTGTATCGACTGATTTCGGTAATCAGCATTTCACAATAAGCGCTATAAACTTTGACATTCCGATGTCAGCGGCAGTAGCATCTTTGGGATTCTCTATATTTGGAATGGGATGTGAGATCTGTGGAATAACAGTATCAAAGATTATCACTAAATGGTTTAATGGTCATGAACTCGCGCTAGCAATGGGAATTCAGGTTGCATTGTCACGTTTAGGTACAGCCGGTGCCATGATGATATCATTACCTGTAGCTAATGCATTTCATAATAAAGTAAGTGCACCTGTACTTCTTGGTGCCGTACTACTAATTATTGGTGCACTATCTTTTCTCGTATACAATGTCATGGATAAGAAACTCAGCAAATCTGTGGAAGAAGCTGGACGCGAAGAAAGAAACTCTCCTGATGAACCTGATGAAAGCGAACAATTCCGTTTCAAGGATTTAAAATTGATATTCTCAAACCCAGGCTTCTGGTGCATAACATTACTTTGTATGTTGTTCTACAGTGGAGTGTTCCCATTCCTGAAATTTGCAACAAAACTAATGGTTGCCAATTATGGTGTTAGCGAACGTTTTGCAGGTATCCTACCAGGCCTTATCCCGTTCGGAACCATATTCCTTACTCCACTGTTCGGAACAATCTATGACAAGGTTGGTAAAGGTGCAACACTTATGCTTATTGGAAGTATAATGCTTACAATCATTCATATAATCTTTGCTCTACACATTCTTCCTTATGGATGGTTTGCTGTTATTATGATGGTTACTTTGGGAGTTGCTTTTTCACTTGTACCTTCAGCAATGTGGCCAAGTGTACCTAAGATTATTCCAATGAAGCTATTAGGAAGTGCTTATGCCATAATATTCTATATACAGAATATCGGACTTGCCTTGGTACCTGTATTGATAGGAAAAGTAAACGACTATGATCCCACATATACAACTTCAATGAGTATATTTGCAGGATTTGGTGCAGCAGCAGTTGTAGTAGCGACTATTCTCATGATAATCGACAAGAAGAAAAACTACGGATTGCAAAAAGCCAATATAAAAAAATAA
- a CDS encoding MFS transporter, which translates to MWGNNKTTRWTVLLIVAIIMMMGYVFWDVVSPLTTNLKSPLEQGGMNWTTAEYGFYAGSYSIFNIFLFMLFFGGIILDKMGIRFTGILATGMMFCGALINFIAIKYISALDYTDLKLTLFGLIPQHIKLQVLIAALGFGIFGVGCDITGITVSKVITKWFTGHELASAMGIQVALARLGTASAISFSPIIAMNFGGIQASLLVGTILLLFGFIFFIIYNLKFDGIIKERNIDTEDDKEPYSIKSILTLLKNIDFWFIALLCVSFYSSIRPFLKFATDIIVEKYDMNVIAAGWITSILPYGTIILTPLFGYINDKYGYARRLLVAGCLIVVVSLLLLLSPIGAGTAWMPIIIMIMMGIAFSLVPSVLWPTVPKLVPLKQLGTAYSIIYYIQNLGLMLVPMTVGNIVTNYNGKINYTPGIIIFIVFAVFATIVACKIKK; encoded by the coding sequence ATGTGGGGAAACAACAAAACCACCAGATGGACTGTTCTGTTAATCGTAGCGATTATTATGATGATGGGATATGTATTTTGGGATGTTGTTTCCCCACTTACTACGAACCTTAAATCTCCCTTAGAACAAGGAGGCATGAATTGGACAACTGCAGAATATGGATTCTATGCAGGAAGCTACAGTATATTCAACATATTTCTTTTCATGCTATTCTTTGGTGGCATCATCCTTGACAAAATGGGAATTCGCTTCACTGGCATCCTTGCAACGGGAATGATGTTCTGTGGTGCCTTGATAAACTTTATTGCCATAAAATACATATCTGCACTAGACTATACTGATTTAAAACTAACCTTATTCGGACTTATCCCTCAACATATAAAATTACAGGTACTGATAGCAGCATTAGGATTCGGAATTTTCGGAGTCGGATGCGACATCACAGGTATCACGGTTTCTAAGGTTATTACAAAATGGTTTACAGGGCATGAACTTGCATCTGCAATGGGAATACAAGTTGCTCTTGCAAGACTTGGAACTGCCAGCGCTATAAGTTTCAGTCCTATTATTGCTATGAATTTCGGAGGTATTCAAGCATCGTTATTAGTTGGCACAATTCTTCTGTTATTTGGTTTCATTTTTTTTATTATTTATAATTTGAAATTCGACGGAATAATAAAGGAAAGAAATATTGATACTGAAGATGACAAGGAACCATATAGCATAAAATCCATTTTAACATTATTAAAAAATATTGATTTTTGGTTTATCGCCCTACTCTGTGTAAGCTTTTACAGTAGCATAAGACCTTTTCTAAAGTTTGCTACAGACATAATAGTGGAGAAATACGACATGAATGTAATAGCTGCCGGATGGATTACATCTATTCTCCCTTATGGTACAATTATTCTTACACCGCTATTCGGATATATAAACGATAAATATGGATATGCAAGAAGACTTCTCGTTGCAGGTTGTCTTATTGTAGTAGTATCATTATTGCTTCTTCTTTCACCTATTGGAGCAGGAACAGCATGGATGCCTATAATAATAATGATAATGATGGGAATCGCCTTTTCATTAGTTCCTAGCGTCCTCTGGCCCACGGTACCCAAACTTGTACCATTAAAACAACTTGGTACTGCTTATAGCATAATTTATTATATACAGAATCTAGGATTAATGCTTGTACCAATGACTGTAGGAAATATTGTTACCAATTATAATGGAAAGATTAACTACACACCAGGAATAATAATATTCATTGTCTTCGCTGTTTTCGCAACTATTGTTGCTTGCAAGATTAAGAAATAA
- a CDS encoding S9 family peptidase, with protein sequence MNKTIALAMTATMLAVSPKIDAQTMIGPNNIKLESDLMTPEALWAMGRIGSSEASPDGKQIVYQVSYYSVQENKSHTMLFVQNADGKNKRQLTKDEKSESDATWIESGKKIAFIRSGEIWSMNADGSERKQLSNTDGSVEGFKFSPDGKRIVYIKSIPYYGSIKKNPNDLPKASGRLITDMNYRHWDHYVETIAHPFVAEVTNEGISNAKDIMEGQPYESPVAPFGGIEQIAWSMDSKSIAYTSRKKEGVEYAISTDTDIYLYNLATGKTVNICKPEGYKEPKIDATKSMKDQAVNHQQGDMHVGYDVNPKFSADGKYIAWQSMARDGYESDRNRLCVMEIATGKKKYVTESFDSNVDDYCWSKDSKNLYFMGVWHATEMLYQTNLEGKIMQITDGWYDYGSVQLANNSNYLLASRHSHQYGDELYIVKPGKEKKAKVEQVTFENKHIYDQLALGKTQQRWVKTTDGKEMLVWLILPPHFDINKKYPTLLFCEGGPQSPVSQFWSYRWNLQIMAANGYIVVAPNRRGLPGFGSEWNEEVSGDWTGQCMNDYLSAIDDAAELPFVDKDRLGCVGASFGGFSVYYLASHHNKRFKAFIAHDGAFNLESMYTDTEEAWFSNWEYEDAFWNKNASANAVKTYNNSPHKFVDKWDTPILVIHGEKDYRINANQGMGAFNAARMRGIPAELLLFPDENHWVLKPQNGILWQRTFFNWLDKWLKK encoded by the coding sequence ATGAATAAAACTATTGCATTAGCAATGACAGCCACGATGCTGGCTGTATCGCCAAAAATTGATGCCCAAACAATGATTGGACCAAACAACATTAAACTAGAATCAGACCTAATGACCCCCGAAGCACTTTGGGCGATGGGAAGAATTGGTTCTTCAGAGGCATCACCTGACGGTAAACAAATTGTTTATCAAGTATCATACTACAGTGTGCAGGAAAACAAAAGCCACACAATGCTTTTCGTACAGAATGCTGACGGTAAGAACAAACGCCAACTGACGAAAGACGAAAAGAGCGAAAGCGACGCTACATGGATTGAAAGCGGAAAGAAAATCGCTTTTATTCGCAGTGGTGAAATATGGAGTATGAATGCCGACGGAAGTGAGCGCAAACAACTTTCAAATACAGATGGAAGTGTTGAGGGCTTTAAGTTCTCTCCTGACGGAAAGAGAATCGTCTATATAAAGAGCATTCCATATTATGGATCTATCAAAAAAAATCCTAATGACCTCCCTAAAGCAAGTGGACGTCTTATCACAGACATGAACTATCGCCACTGGGATCATTATGTAGAAACTATTGCACATCCTTTTGTTGCAGAAGTAACAAATGAAGGTATCAGTAATGCCAAAGACATCATGGAAGGTCAACCATACGAGTCACCTGTAGCACCATTTGGTGGTATAGAGCAGATTGCATGGAGTATGGATTCCAAAAGCATAGCATACACAAGCCGAAAAAAAGAAGGTGTTGAATATGCTATTTCAACAGACACAGACATATACCTTTACAACCTTGCTACAGGAAAGACCGTAAATATTTGCAAGCCAGAAGGCTATAAAGAGCCTAAAATTGACGCCACCAAGAGCATGAAAGACCAAGCAGTCAATCATCAGCAAGGCGACATGCATGTTGGCTATGACGTAAATCCTAAATTCTCGGCTGATGGCAAATATATTGCTTGGCAAAGTATGGCTCGTGACGGTTATGAGAGTGATCGCAATAGACTTTGCGTTATGGAAATTGCAACTGGCAAAAAGAAATATGTAACAGAAAGTTTCGATTCAAATGTTGACGATTACTGTTGGAGCAAAGATTCAAAGAATCTATATTTCATGGGAGTTTGGCATGCAACAGAAATGCTATACCAAACGAATCTTGAAGGAAAAATAATGCAAATCACTGATGGTTGGTATGATTATGGAAGCGTACAGCTAGCCAACAATAGCAATTATCTTCTAGCAAGCCGCCATTCACATCAATATGGTGATGAACTATATATTGTGAAACCTGGTAAGGAAAAGAAAGCAAAAGTAGAACAAGTAACATTTGAGAATAAGCACATCTACGATCAACTTGCATTAGGTAAGACTCAGCAGCGTTGGGTTAAAACAACTGATGGTAAAGAGATGCTAGTATGGCTGATATTACCACCACATTTTGATATCAACAAAAAATACCCTACTCTATTATTCTGCGAAGGTGGACCACAAAGTCCTGTAAGTCAGTTTTGGAGTTATCGTTGGAACCTTCAGATTATGGCTGCAAACGGTTATATAGTCGTTGCACCAAACCGCAGAGGATTACCAGGATTCGGAAGTGAATGGAACGAGGAAGTTAGCGGAGACTGGACAGGTCAATGCATGAATGATTATCTTAGTGCTATTGATGACGCAGCTGAATTGCCTTTTGTAGACAAAGATCGTCTTGGATGTGTAGGAGCTAGCTTCGGAGGTTTCTCTGTTTATTATCTTGCAAGCCATCACAACAAACGTTTCAAAGCTTTCATTGCACATGACGGAGCATTTAATCTTGAAAGCATGTACACAGATACAGAAGAAGCTTGGTTCAGCAACTGGGAATACGAAGACGCTTTCTGGAATAAAAACGCTAGCGCTAATGCAGTAAAGACATATAACAATAGCCCACACAAATTTGTTGATAAATGGGATACCCCTATTCTTGTCATTCATGGAGAAAAAGACTATCGTATCAATGCAAATCAAGGTATGGGAGCTTTCAATGCTGCAAGAATGCGCGGCATTCCAGCAGAGTTACTTTTATTCCCTGATGAAAACCACTGGGTATTGAAACCACAAAATGGTATTCTGTGGCAAAGGACATTCTTCAACTGGTTGGATAAATGGTTGAAAAAATAA